Proteins found in one Abyssibius alkaniclasticus genomic segment:
- a CDS encoding Lrp/AsnC family transcriptional regulator, whose amino-acid sequence MQIDAIDLKILSILQKEGRLPNSDLAERIALSPSACYRRVQRLEAEGIIRDYVALLDPRAMGRRATVFVEITLSGQSDEIMEAFERQVALVPDVMECHLMAGSADYILKVVAHDTDDFARIHKQYLARLPGVAQMQSSFALRTVFKTTALPL is encoded by the coding sequence ATGCAAATAGATGCGATTGATCTGAAGATTCTGTCGATCCTGCAGAAAGAGGGGCGGTTGCCCAATTCCGACCTTGCCGAGCGGATCGCGCTTTCACCTTCGGCCTGCTATCGCCGTGTGCAGCGGCTCGAGGCAGAGGGGATCATCCGCGACTATGTGGCGCTGCTGGATCCGCGCGCAATGGGGCGGCGGGCGACGGTCTTTGTCGAGATCACGCTTTCGGGCCAGTCAGATGAGATCATGGAGGCGTTCGAGCGGCAGGTGGCGCTGGTGCCCGATGTGATGGAATGCCACCTGATGGCGGGTTCGGCAGATTATATCCTGAAGGTGGTCGCGCATGATACCGATGATTTTGCGCGCATCCACAAACAATATCTGGCGCGCCTGCCCGGCGTGGCGCAGATGCAAAGCAGCTTTGCGCTGCGCACCGTGTTCAAAACCACAGCCCTGCCGCTATAG
- a CDS encoding AzlD domain-containing protein: MPEPISDFAIWATILLLGLGTWLIRFSFLGLIGARQMPDWALRHLRYVPVAIMPGIVAPLVAWPEATGGVLEPIRLSAIIVALLIGAYMRSTLWSIAAGLVVLYGLLAL; encoded by the coding sequence ATGCCCGAACCCATTAGCGATTTTGCCATCTGGGCGACCATCCTGCTGCTGGGTCTTGGCACCTGGCTGATCCGCTTTTCATTCCTGGGGCTGATCGGCGCGCGGCAAATGCCGGATTGGGCGCTGCGACATCTGCGCTATGTGCCCGTGGCCATCATGCCCGGCATTGTCGCCCCGCTTGTGGCCTGGCCCGAGGCGACGGGCGGCGTGCTTGAACCGATACGCCTGTCGGCCATCATCGTGGCCCTGCTGATCGGGGCCTATATGCGCTCGACCCTGTGGTCGATTGCCGCCGGGCTGGTGGTGCTTTACGGGCTGCTGGCGCTATAG
- a CDS encoding DNA alkylation repair protein, whose amino-acid sequence MILNDLEGLGSEKLRGQNANRGVHSQQFGVKLGDIRKLAKPLGTNHALALDLWQTDVFEARLLAILIIDPKALAADEVTALVCANSEMQVADWLSAYVIKKHPNKETLRADWMQAPHPMAARAGWSLTAERIEKTPDGLDLPALLDRIEAEMPAAPPEVQWTMNMALANIGIHHAALRPRALDIGERLGIFRDYPTPKGCTSPFAPLWIGEMVRRQAVATA is encoded by the coding sequence ATGATTTTGAATGACCTCGAAGGGCTGGGCAGTGAAAAGCTGCGCGGCCAGAACGCCAATCGCGGGGTGCATAGCCAGCAATTCGGCGTGAAACTGGGCGATATCCGCAAACTGGCCAAGCCGCTCGGAACCAACCACGCGCTGGCGCTGGACCTGTGGCAAACCGATGTGTTCGAGGCGCGCCTGCTGGCCATTCTCATCATCGATCCAAAGGCGCTGGCGGCGGATGAGGTTACGGCACTGGTTTGCGCAAATTCTGAAATGCAGGTGGCCGACTGGCTGTCAGCCTATGTCATCAAGAAGCACCCGAACAAGGAAACGCTGCGTGCCGACTGGATGCAGGCACCCCACCCGATGGCCGCGCGTGCGGGGTGGAGCCTGACCGCCGAGCGCATTGAAAAAACCCCCGATGGGCTTGATTTGCCTGCATTGCTCGACCGGATTGAAGCCGAAATGCCCGCAGCCCCGCCCGAAGTGCAATGGACCATGAATATGGCGCTGGCCAATATCGGCATTCATCATGCCGCGCTGCGCCCCCGCGCGCTGGACATTGGCGAGCGTCTGGGCATTTTCCGCGACTACCCTACACCCAAAGGCTGCACCTCGCCCTTCGCCCCGCTCTGGATTGGGGAAATGGTGCGCCGGCAAGCAGTTGCCACGGCATAA
- a CDS encoding AzlC family ABC transporter permease, translated as MSTTRKAFWLGASHALPFTLMIVPFGLLFGVVATEAGFDLLQTMAMTVLVIAGAGQFSAVAVLVDNGPVLIAVATGLAVNLRMAMYSASLAPYLGEAPLLKRALISYGLVDQNYIAAVQKYEATPAMSIDERLGYFAGFFCVMAPFWYGSTLVGALVGSAIPPEYALDFALPITFVAMVAPSLRSLPHVAAAFVSVVVSLVLAFLPYNLWLLIAGILAMMTGAAVEQWMKRHARTH; from the coding sequence ATGTCCACAACCCGCAAGGCCTTTTGGCTTGGCGCAAGCCATGCCCTGCCATTTACACTGATGATCGTGCCCTTCGGCCTGCTTTTCGGAGTTGTCGCCACCGAGGCGGGGTTCGATCTTTTGCAAACAATGGCGATGACGGTGCTGGTCATTGCGGGTGCTGGCCAGTTCAGCGCCGTGGCTGTGCTGGTCGATAACGGGCCGGTGCTGATTGCCGTGGCCACCGGGCTGGCCGTGAATCTGCGCATGGCCATGTATTCCGCCTCGCTCGCCCCCTATCTGGGCGAAGCGCCGCTTTTGAAACGCGCGCTCATTTCCTATGGGCTGGTCGATCAGAACTATATCGCCGCTGTGCAGAAATATGAGGCCACACCCGCAATGTCGATCGACGAGCGGCTTGGCTATTTCGCGGGCTTTTTCTGCGTCATGGCACCGTTCTGGTATGGCTCCACGCTTGTGGGCGCGCTGGTCGGCTCGGCCATCCCGCCCGAATATGCGCTCGATTTCGCCCTACCAATCACCTTTGTGGCAATGGTCGCCCCCAGTCTGCGCAGCCTGCCCCATGTCGCTGCGGCCTTTGTATCGGTCGTGGTGTCGCTGGTGCTGGCCTTTCTGCCCTATAACCTGTGGCTGCTCATCGCCGGAATTCTGGCCATGATGACCGGGGCCGCCGTTGAACAATGGATGAAGCGCCATGCCCGAACCCATTAG
- the mobA gene encoding molybdenum cofactor guanylyltransferase MobA — protein sequence MKIAGVILAGGLARRMGGGDKALLPLGNRTLLDQVIARLAPQVDAVVLNANGDAARFARFGLPVVADSVDGFAGPLAGVLAGLDWAGAHGFDAVLSVAGDTPFFPQDLAARLMAARAGQPIAMAAGPGAPRAARHPTFALWDVSLANALRLALDQGTRKVVQFSDAAGCATCVFEGGDDPFFNVNTPEDLQAAQARAKG from the coding sequence ATGAAGATCGCGGGCGTTATTCTTGCAGGGGGTTTGGCCAGGCGCATGGGCGGGGGCGACAAGGCGCTGTTGCCGCTGGGCAATCGCACGCTGCTTGATCAGGTGATCGCGCGGCTTGCACCGCAGGTGGATGCTGTGGTGCTGAACGCCAATGGCGATGCGGCGCGGTTTGCCCGCTTCGGCCTGCCGGTGGTGGCCGATTCGGTGGACGGGTTTGCTGGGCCGCTGGCGGGCGTGCTGGCCGGGCTGGACTGGGCGGGCGCGCATGGCTTTGATGCGGTGCTAAGCGTGGCGGGTGATACGCCGTTCTTTCCGCAAGACCTGGCCGCGCGGCTGATGGCGGCGCGCGCGGGCCAGCCGATTGCTATGGCCGCCGGGCCGGGCGCGCCGCGCGCCGCGCGCCACCCGACCTTCGCGCTTTGGGATGTTTCGCTTGCCAATGCGCTGCGGCTTGCGCTGGATCAAGGCACGCGCAAGGTGGTTCAGTTTAGCGATGCGGCGGGCTGTGCAACTTGCGTGTTCGAGGGCGGCGATGATCCGTTCTTCAACGTCAATACGCCCGAGGATTTGCAAGCGGCGCAAGCGCGCGCGAAAGGATGA
- a CDS encoding formate dehydrogenase accessory sulfurtransferase FdhD, producing the protein MDAMIIAPDPARADLTRAVRGLDQNGVVQEIRVVEERPLTIYLNSQEIVTAMTIGDYPEYLGVGFLRNQGMLLEADVLTAVDYDDELEVVVVRTERATNYEDKLKRKTRTSGCAVGTVFGDMMEAIEGLVLPDMAVKTSDLYALAHAINTMPSLYLAAGAIHGSVLCKGAQPLVYMEDVGRHNAVDKIAGWMRMEGVRAADKVMYTTGRLTSEMVIKCAQMGIPVLASRSGFTAWGVEIAQKVGLTLIGRMRGRRFMCLSGEGRLVWDADPAQVADEDKRTRRKSAEDAE; encoded by the coding sequence ATGGACGCCATGATAATTGCACCTGACCCGGCGCGAGCCGATCTGACGCGCGCGGTGCGCGGGCTGGACCAGAACGGCGTGGTTCAGGAGATACGCGTGGTCGAGGAGCGGCCGCTGACGATTTACCTCAACAGCCAGGAAATCGTGACGGCGATGACCATTGGCGATTATCCCGAATACCTTGGGGTGGGGTTTTTGCGCAATCAGGGCATGTTGCTGGAGGCCGATGTGCTGACGGCGGTGGACTATGATGACGAGCTGGAGGTTGTTGTCGTGCGCACCGAACGCGCCACGAATTACGAAGACAAGCTCAAACGCAAGACCCGCACCAGCGGTTGCGCGGTGGGCACGGTGTTTGGCGATATGATGGAGGCGATCGAGGGGCTGGTGCTGCCCGATATGGCGGTGAAAACATCCGATCTTTATGCGCTGGCCCACGCGATCAACACCATGCCAAGCCTGTATCTGGCGGCGGGCGCGATCCACGGCTCGGTTCTGTGCAAAGGCGCGCAGCCGCTTGTGTATATGGAGGATGTGGGCCGGCATAACGCGGTTGACAAAATCGCCGGCTGGATGCGGATGGAAGGCGTGCGCGCGGCCGACAAGGTGATGTATACGACCGGGCGGCTGACCTCGGAAATGGTGATCAAATGCGCGCAAATGGGCATTCCGGTGCTGGCCTCACGCTCGGGCTTTACGGCATGGGGGGTGGAAATTGCGCAGAAGGTGGGCCTGACGCTGATCGGGCGGATGCGCGGACGGCGGTTCATGTGCCTCAGCGGCGAAGGGCGGCTTGTGTGGGATGCCGACCCGGCGCAAGTGGCGGATGAGGATAAGCGCACAAGGCGCAAATCGGCGGAGGATGCGGAGTGA
- the mobB gene encoding molybdopterin-guanine dinucleotide biosynthesis protein B, which yields MQRVYGVVGWKNMGKTTLVERLVATFAARGFTVSTIKHAHHQVDVDHEGKDSWRHRAAGAGEVLVASSSRWALMHELRGATPPSLAELLARLSPCDLVLVEGYKRDGHAKVEAALRQGREGLIAAHDDTVKAVAAGYETGPLDRARFDLNDVEAIADFIAAEVGLG from the coding sequence ATGCAGCGGGTTTACGGCGTTGTCGGCTGGAAAAACATGGGAAAGACCACGCTGGTGGAGCGGCTTGTCGCCACGTTCGCCGCGCGGGGGTTCACGGTTTCGACCATCAAACACGCGCATCATCAGGTGGATGTGGACCATGAGGGCAAGGATAGCTGGCGGCACCGCGCGGCGGGGGCGGGCGAGGTGCTTGTGGCATCCTCCAGCCGCTGGGCCTTGATGCACGAACTGCGCGGGGCGACGCCGCCAAGCCTTGCCGAGCTTCTGGCCAGGCTGTCGCCCTGCGATCTGGTGCTTGTGGAGGGCTATAAGCGCGATGGCCATGCGAAGGTGGAGGCGGCGTTGCGACAAGGGCGCGAAGGGTTGATCGCCGCGCATGATGACACCGTGAAGGCGGTGGCGGCGGGATATGAGACCGGCCCGCTGGACCGTGCGCGTTTTGATCTGAACGATGTCGAGGCGATTGCCGACTTTATTGCGGCGGAGGTGGGGCTTGGATAG
- a CDS encoding 4-(cytidine 5'-diphospho)-2-C-methyl-D-erythritol kinase, giving the protein MATSSAFHETAPAKVNLALHVTGRRNDGYHLLDSLVVFTDYGDRLDMTTEGYGLHLHIGGAFAQALDAHDNIILRAARLMMPEDAGAKITLTKNLPVAAGIGGGSADAAAMLRLAARAWKRPLPKLAKQLELGSDVPVCMRNTAQHMRGIGENLAELPWLKGLHLVLVNPGIALRTPDVFARLSLHENAPMAALPKTARGFANWLGQQRNDMQSAAVSLCPVIADCLAALGGHGAQIARMSGSGTTCFGLFDDAYTAEAAARAIDLMAPGWWVRATQTH; this is encoded by the coding sequence ATGGCAACCAGTAGCGCGTTTCATGAAACTGCCCCGGCCAAGGTGAACCTTGCGCTGCATGTGACCGGGCGGCGCAATGACGGCTACCACCTGCTCGACTCACTCGTTGTCTTTACCGATTACGGCGATCGTCTGGATATGACCACCGAAGGCTACGGGCTGCATCTGCATATTGGCGGTGCGTTCGCGCAGGCGCTGGATGCGCATGACAATATCATCTTGCGCGCCGCCCGGCTGATGATGCCCGAAGATGCAGGGGCCAAAATCACGCTTACCAAGAACCTGCCGGTCGCGGCAGGCATTGGCGGCGGCTCTGCCGATGCTGCTGCCATGCTGCGGCTGGCGGCGCGGGCCTGGAAGCGGCCGCTGCCCAAACTGGCCAAGCAGCTTGAACTTGGCTCCGATGTGCCGGTATGTATGCGCAATACCGCCCAGCATATGCGCGGCATTGGCGAGAATCTGGCCGAACTGCCCTGGCTGAAAGGGCTGCATCTGGTGCTGGTCAATCCCGGCATTGCGCTGCGCACTCCCGATGTATTTGCGCGCTTGAGCCTGCATGAGAACGCGCCAATGGCGGCATTGCCCAAAACTGCCAGAGGGTTTGCAAACTGGCTTGGCCAGCAGCGCAACGATATGCAGAGCGCCGCCGTATCGCTATGCCCGGTGATTGCCGACTGCCTTGCCGCGCTTGGCGGGCATGGGGCGCAGATTGCGCGGATGTCCGGCTCGGGCACCACCTGTTTCGGCTTGTTTGATGATGCCTATACCGCCGAAGCGGCGGCGCGGGCGATCGACCTTATGGCGCCCGGCTGGTGGGTGCGCGCCACGCAAACGCATTAA
- the greA gene encoding transcription elongation factor GreA: MEKIPLTARGFAKLEAELKHLKSSERPAIIRAIAEAREHGDLSENAEYHAARERQSFVEGRIKELEGILGLADVIDVSKMSGTAKFGATVELVDEDSDEEKTFQIVGEAEADIDAGLLNMKSPLARALIGKEEGDSVEVVTPGGRKSYEILSIRYI; this comes from the coding sequence ATGGAAAAGATTCCCCTCACCGCGCGCGGCTTTGCCAAGCTTGAAGCCGAGCTGAAACACCTGAAATCGAGCGAGCGGCCCGCGATCATCCGCGCCATTGCCGAAGCGCGCGAGCATGGCGATTTGTCGGAGAACGCCGAATACCACGCGGCGCGCGAACGCCAGAGCTTTGTGGAAGGGCGCATCAAGGAGCTTGAGGGCATTCTCGGGCTGGCCGATGTCATCGATGTGTCCAAAATGTCGGGCACGGCGAAGTTTGGCGCAACGGTCGAACTGGTCGATGAAGATAGCGACGAGGAAAAGACCTTTCAGATTGTGGGCGAGGCTGAAGCGGATATCGACGCGGGCCTGCTCAACATGAAATCGCCTCTGGCGCGCGCGCTGATCGGCAAGGAAGAGGGCGACAGCGTTGAAGTCGTCACCCCCGGTGGGCGCAAATCCTACGAGATTCTCTCGATCCGCTACATCTGA
- the glp gene encoding gephyrin-like molybdotransferase Glp: MDRRKTLADDCFALPPGVDWTPVDVALARLREGMAPVAGIEPAPAAAALGRLLAAPVFAARANPPGANAAVDGYGLAHASLGVDGAGDLQLLAGRAAAGAPFGRAVPAGAALRILTGALVPEGVDSIVMQEDVTLTGGRLRFKPGLKPGANLRRAGEDVAMGAEVLPAGRRLRAPDLALIAAVGVAEVLVFERLRVGVLSSGDELCAPGTASAPHQTHDANRPMLLAMMQAFGHEPVDLGHVGDDPAALKSALDAGAARCDAILTSGGASAGDEDHLSAVISAHGRLQTWRVAMKPGRPLALGLWPAAQGRNLPIFGLPGNPVAACICTLVMARPALSVLAGGGWQQPAGLMLPAAFSKSKKAGRREYLRARLNADGAVETYHSEGSGRIAGLAWADGLVELPDAAGTVAPGDRVRYFSFAEFGL; encoded by the coding sequence TTGGATAGGCGCAAAACGCTGGCGGATGACTGTTTTGCCCTGCCACCGGGTGTGGACTGGACCCCGGTTGACGTGGCACTTGCACGGCTGCGCGAAGGAATGGCGCCGGTTGCGGGCATCGAGCCCGCGCCCGCCGCAGCGGCCCTGGGCCGCTTGCTGGCAGCCCCGGTTTTTGCGGCGCGCGCCAATCCGCCGGGCGCAAATGCTGCGGTGGATGGCTATGGTCTGGCACATGCATCGCTTGGCGTCGATGGTGCGGGCGATTTGCAACTGCTTGCGGGCCGCGCGGCGGCGGGCGCGCCTTTTGGCCGTGCGGTGCCAGCAGGGGCGGCGCTGCGCATTCTGACCGGCGCGCTGGTGCCCGAAGGTGTGGACAGCATTGTGATGCAAGAAGATGTCACGCTGACAGGTGGGCGGCTGCGCTTCAAACCAGGGCTGAAACCAGGCGCGAACCTGCGCCGCGCGGGCGAGGATGTGGCGATGGGGGCCGAGGTTTTGCCCGCTGGCCGGCGTTTGCGCGCGCCTGATCTGGCGCTGATTGCCGCCGTGGGTGTGGCCGAGGTGCTTGTTTTTGAGCGCTTGCGCGTTGGTGTTCTATCAAGCGGTGATGAGCTTTGCGCCCCCGGCACGGCCAGCGCGCCGCACCAGACCCATGACGCAAACCGCCCGATGCTGCTGGCCATGATGCAGGCCTTCGGGCATGAGCCGGTCGATCTGGGGCATGTCGGCGATGACCCCGCCGCGCTGAAATCCGCGCTGGATGCGGGGGCGGCACGCTGTGATGCGATCCTGACGAGCGGCGGCGCTTCGGCGGGGGATGAGGACCATCTGAGCGCGGTGATCAGCGCGCATGGCCGCCTGCAAACCTGGCGCGTGGCCATGAAACCGGGCCGCCCGCTGGCGCTGGGGTTGTGGCCCGCCGCGCAAGGGCGCAACCTGCCGATATTCGGCCTGCCGGGCAACCCGGTGGCGGCCTGCATTTGCACGTTGGTCATGGCGCGCCCGGCGCTTTCGGTGCTGGCGGGCGGGGGCTGGCAACAGCCTGCGGGGCTGATGCTGCCGGCGGCGTTCTCCAAATCCAAAAAGGCAGGCCGGCGGGAATATCTGCGCGCCCGGCTGAATGCGGATGGCGCGGTCGAAACCTACCATTCCGAGGGTTCGGGCCGCATTGCCGGGCTGGCCTGGGCCGATGGTCTGGTGGAACTGCCCGATGCTGCGGGCACGGTAGCGCCCGGCGATAGGGTGCGCTATTTCAGCTTTGCAGAATTCGGCCTTTAG
- a CDS encoding electron transfer flavoprotein-ubiquinone oxidoreductase — MSAVEREAAEYDVVIVGAGPAGLSAAIRLKQINPELAVVVLEKGAEVGAHILSGAVLDPCGLNRLLPDWRSMGAPIETEVTEDKFLLMGQGGALRLPNFILPPLMSNHGNYIVSMGNVCRWLAEQAEGLGVEIFPGMACSDLVWNEDGSLKGVVAGVFGLNADGSEGPNYEPGMELHGKYVFLSEGARGSLSKQVIARFDLAKDCDVPKFGLGMKEIWDVKPENHKQGQVTHSLGWPLGWRAGGGSFMYHLENNQVYVGYIVDLNYKNPHLFPYMEFQRWKHHPDIAKVLEGGKRVSYGARVVTKGGYQSIPQTAFPGGALLGCSAGLVNLPRIKGNHNAMLSGIHAADAAAAAIAAGRAGDVLADYDKVLKSGPVGKDLKRVRNAAPINARFGPLIGMFISGFDMWVANLTGWNPLGTRKHGKSDADATGKAADYPVIDYPKPDGKLSFDRLTNVAFSATNHAEDEPCHLVLADPSIPIGVNLPDYAEPAQRYCPAGVYEVIRDADGSNPRFQINAQNCVHCKTCDIKDPSKNITWVVPQGGEGPAYPNM, encoded by the coding sequence ATGAGCGCAGTGGAACGCGAAGCGGCTGAATATGATGTGGTGATTGTCGGGGCCGGGCCTGCGGGCCTTTCGGCGGCGATCCGGCTCAAGCAGATCAACCCCGAATTGGCGGTTGTGGTGCTGGAAAAGGGCGCGGAAGTTGGCGCGCATATCCTTTCGGGCGCGGTGCTGGACCCGTGCGGGCTGAACCGTTTGCTGCCCGACTGGCGCAGTATGGGCGCGCCGATTGAAACCGAAGTGACCGAGGATAAATTCCTGCTCATGGGGCAGGGCGGCGCGCTGCGCCTGCCGAATTTCATTCTGCCGCCGCTGATGAGCAACCACGGCAATTACATCGTGAGCATGGGCAATGTCTGCCGCTGGCTGGCCGAGCAGGCCGAAGGTTTAGGCGTGGAGATTTTCCCCGGCATGGCCTGTTCCGACCTTGTCTGGAACGAGGATGGCAGCCTGAAAGGCGTGGTTGCCGGTGTGTTCGGCCTGAATGCCGATGGCAGCGAGGGGCCGAATTACGAGCCCGGCATGGAGCTGCACGGCAAATATGTGTTCCTGAGCGAGGGCGCGCGCGGCAGCCTGTCCAAGCAGGTGATTGCCAGGTTTGATCTGGCAAAAGATTGCGATGTGCCAAAATTCGGCCTTGGCATGAAAGAGATTTGGGACGTGAAGCCCGAGAACCACAAACAGGGGCAGGTCACGCATTCGCTTGGCTGGCCACTGGGGTGGAGGGCTGGCGGCGGCTCCTTCATGTATCATCTTGAAAACAATCAGGTTTATGTCGGTTACATCGTCGATCTGAACTACAAGAACCCGCATCTGTTTCCCTATATGGAGTTCCAGCGCTGGAAGCACCACCCCGATATTGCCAAGGTGCTTGAGGGTGGTAAACGCGTCTCTTATGGCGCGCGCGTGGTCACAAAGGGCGGTTACCAGTCCATTCCGCAAACCGCCTTTCCGGGCGGGGCGCTGTTGGGCTGTTCGGCCGGGCTGGTGAACCTGCCGCGCATCAAGGGCAACCATAACGCCATGCTGTCGGGCATTCATGCCGCCGATGCCGCGGCGGCCGCCATTGCGGCGGGCCGCGCGGGCGATGTGCTGGCCGATTATGACAAAGTGCTGAAATCCGGCCCCGTGGGCAAGGATTTGAAGCGTGTGCGCAATGCGGCCCCGATCAATGCACGCTTTGGCCCGCTGATCGGCATGTTCATTTCGGGCTTTGATATGTGGGTGGCCAATCTTACCGGCTGGAACCCGCTTGGCACGCGCAAACATGGCAAGTCTGACGCCGACGCCACCGGCAAGGCGGCCGATTATCCGGTCATCGACTACCCCAAGCCCGATGGCAAGCTCAGCTTTGACCGGCTGACCAATGTGGCGTTTTCCGCCACCAACCATGCCGAGGATGAGCCCTGTCATCTGGTATTGGCTGACCCGTCCATCCCCATTGGCGTGAACCTGCCCGACTATGCCGAGCCCGCGCAGCGGTATTGCCCGGCCGGTGTTTATGAGGTGATTCGCGATGCCGATGGCAGCAATCCGCGCTTTCAGATCAACGCCCAAAACTGCGTGCATTGCAAAACCTGCGACATCAAGGACCCAAGCAAGAACATTACCTGGGTCGTGCCGCAAGGCGGCGAGGGGCCGGCTTACCCGAATATGTGA
- a CDS encoding tetratricopeptide repeat protein — protein MPRPTRVFVALLALHLSLAPALAQEEGAGAYLAAVVATRDGAFEAGARYYAAGLAEAPGNPVMAQGAMVTHVAIGDVAGAVAFAETMAALGARDEFSGTLVPVSAMVSGDFEAALAALDDETLTQNPMLNQLLSGWAAIGAGQFGDGVARFEALNTTSGLRGVSAYHQALANAYVGDFESAARLYQAAGEAAYVSRGAVLAHAQILATLEDYEGARLLMTRGAGARINDAEANALRRNVIAGAPVSFDRVASPLDGAAEALMLMAEALRNDDALRLSLFFARLAAYLNPARDDVAVLIGDILVGEGQNALALAAYNAVDDDAPLALVALAGKAGVLEAQGEIDAAIEVLQDAIAMQGEVPSLLNMLGDGLRRAARFGEAVEVYSRAIAALDNPEAPSAWSLYYARATALEREDRWPEAEADLRLALQLSPEQPLVLNMLGYSLVDRGLALEEALGMIERAMEQRPDDGYITDSLGWAYYRMGRYDEAVSVMLDAVLLRPGDGILNDHYGDVLWMVGREREAAFQWQRALDSRSTDIDRPRIEAKLERGLDAVLEEEGNGNQ, from the coding sequence ATGCCCAGACCCACCCGCGTTTTCGTTGCCCTATTGGCGTTGCATCTGTCGCTTGCGCCGGCCTTGGCCCAGGAAGAAGGCGCCGGGGCCTATCTGGCCGCCGTTGTGGCCACGCGCGATGGTGCATTCGAGGCGGGCGCGCGCTACTATGCCGCCGGGCTGGCCGAAGCGCCGGGCAATCCGGTCATGGCCCAGGGCGCGATGGTCACCCATGTCGCGATTGGCGATGTCGCCGGGGCGGTGGCCTTTGCCGAAACAATGGCGGCCTTGGGCGCGCGGGACGAATTTTCGGGCACATTGGTGCCGGTTTCGGCAATGGTCTCGGGCGATTTCGAGGCGGCGCTGGCGGCGCTCGACGATGAAACGCTTACCCAGAACCCGATGCTGAACCAGTTGCTTTCGGGCTGGGCCGCCATTGGGGCCGGGCAGTTTGGCGACGGGGTCGCACGGTTCGAGGCGCTGAATACAACCAGCGGTCTGCGCGGTGTGTCGGCCTATCATCAGGCGCTTGCCAATGCCTATGTCGGCGATTTTGAAAGTGCGGCACGGCTGTATCAGGCGGCGGGCGAAGCGGCCTATGTCAGCCGTGGCGCGGTGCTGGCCCATGCGCAGATACTGGCAACGCTTGAAGATTATGAAGGCGCGCGCCTGCTGATGACCCGGGGCGCCGGTGCGCGTATCAACGATGCTGAAGCCAACGCGCTGCGCCGCAATGTCATTGCCGGCGCACCCGTTTCGTTTGACCGCGTTGCCAGCCCGCTTGATGGCGCCGCCGAGGCGCTGATGCTGATGGCCGAAGCCCTGCGCAACGATGATGCCTTGCGCCTGTCGCTGTTTTTCGCGCGGCTTGCGGCCTATCTGAACCCTGCGCGCGACGATGTCGCCGTGCTTATCGGCGATATTCTGGTTGGCGAGGGGCAGAATGCGCTGGCGCTGGCGGCCTATAACGCCGTGGATGATGATGCGCCGCTGGCGCTGGTTGCCCTGGCGGGCAAGGCGGGCGTGCTGGAGGCGCAAGGCGAAATCGATGCCGCCATTGAGGTGCTGCAAGACGCGATTGCCATGCAAGGCGAGGTGCCGAGCCTACTGAACATGCTGGGCGACGGGCTGCGCCGCGCCGCGCGCTTTGGCGAGGCGGTCGAGGTTTACAGCCGTGCGATTGCTGCGCTTGACAACCCCGAAGCGCCTTCGGCCTGGTCACTTTACTATGCCCGTGCCACCGCATTGGAGCGCGAAGACCGCTGGCCCGAGGCCGAGGCCGATTTGCGCCTGGCGCTGCAACTTTCCCCCGAGCAGCCGCTGGTGCTGAACATGTTGGGCTATTCGCTGGTTGACCGTGGCCTGGCGCTGGAAGAGGCGCTGGGCATGATCGAGCGCGCAATGGAACAACGCCCCGATGACGGCTATATCACCGACTCGCTTGGCTGGGCCTATTACCGGATGGGCCGCTATGACGAGGCGGTTTCGGTCATGCTCGACGCGGTGCTGCTGCGCCCCGGCGACGGAATTCTGAACGATCACTACGGCGATGTGCTATGGATGGTGGGACGGGAGCGCGAAGCCGCCTTCCAATGGCAACGCGCGCTAGACAGCCGCTCGACCGATATCGACCGCCCCCGGATTGAAGCAAAGCTCGAACGCGGTTTGGATGCGGTGCTTGAGGAAGAAGGAAATGGCAACCAGTAG